In Macadamia integrifolia cultivar HAES 741 chromosome 1, SCU_Mint_v3, whole genome shotgun sequence, a single window of DNA contains:
- the LOC122061955 gene encoding probable jasmonic acid carboxyl methyltransferase 2 codes for MTKKTAITKAKEVVASSIVDLYSRTLPKCLCIADLGCGSGPNTLLVITEIIDAIELERNGMGHPPLEYQVVLNDLPGNDFNSIFKSLPIFYEKTKKEKEHQMGPCFISGVPGSFLGRLFPSKSLHFVHSSYGVHWLSQAYLKQFQKDFSVFLRSRYEEIVPGGHMVITLLGRTSEDDFSTDFSCLKELLAKSLNDLVSQGLIEEAKADSFNLPLYAPCVEEVRAILQTEGSFDLEKLEMFETNWDLSLDNYNEEFVFDKYTSAQNITRHLRAITESLLVQHLGDAIINNIFQRFTENIEKHLSEEKSREKSRNVNLVISLRSKN; via the exons ATGACGAAG AAAACAGCAATAACGAAGGCAAAGGAGGTGGTAGCGAGCAGCATAGTAGATCTATACAGCAGAACCCTCCCTAAGTGTTTGTGTATAGCAGATTTGGGCTGTGGTTCTGGACCCAATACCTTGTTGGTGATCACTGAGATCATAGATGCCATTGAATTAGAACGCAATGGAATGGGTCACCCACCACTTGAATACCAAGTAGTTCTGAATGATCTTCCAGGAAATGATTTCAACTCCATATTCAAGTCTTTGCCAATTTTCTATGAGAAGaccaagaaggagaaggaacacCAAATGGGTCCCTGTTTCATATCTGGAGTTCCTGGTTCTTTCTTGGGAAGACTTTTCCCAAGCAAGAGTCTACACTTTGTTCACTCTTCCTATGGTGTTCATTGGCTCTCTCAG GCATACTTGAAGCAATTTCAGAAGGATTTCTCAGTTTTTTTAAGGTCACGTTATGAGGAAATAGTACCTGGAGGACATATGGTCATAACCCTTTTGGGCAGGACAAGTGAGGATGACTTTAGCACAGATTTTAGTTGCCTCAAAGAGCTTTTAGCTAAGTCACTCAATGACCTGGTCTCACAA GGGCTCATTGAAGAGGCTAAAGCAGATTCATTCAATTTACCTCTTTATGCACCATGTGTTGAAGAAGTAAGGGCTATACTTCAAACAGAAGGGTCATTTGATCTGGAAAAGCTAGAGATGTTTGAGACAAATTGGGATCTCTCTCTTGACAACTATAATGAGGAATTTGTGTTTGACAAGTACACAAGTGCACAAAATATCACAAGGCATCTAAGAGCTATTACAGAGTCCTTGTTGGTTCAACACTTAGGAGATGCCATAATCAACAACATATTTCAGAGATTTACAGAGAATATAGAAAAACACTTATCAGAGGAGAAGTCCAGGGAGAAATCCAGGAATGTTAATCTAGTAATTTCTCTGAGAAGCAAAAATTAG
- the LOC122061896 gene encoding coumarin 8-geranyltransferase 1, chloroplastic-like yields MLRLAGTSSFSVRAYPHYERGWMSWEPKSLRSSIIPNFRGKVNHRYTIEKKWHATQRTSALINKEGNVEKQSYKKDRLQHDYSSKHEDAYNGSLGKLYAFYRFIRPYAAIGVALLVASISCLPVETIADLSPTFFIGVLKALIPTLLAQIFVVGVNQLYDIEIDKANKKQLPIATGAMSIGTAKAIVWIVTLLSLSIGVMSQSPALLCGILACFTYGIVYSVDLPFLRWKRDPILTAALFAFWRGVGSTIAYFIHSQKYILGKPITVTKSLIFASIVMSLHGIAMAIFKDIPDVDGDNECGIITFSTKLGKERVK; encoded by the exons atgctTAGGCTCGCCGGTACTTCATCTTTTTCTGTTCGAGCATACCCTCATTATGAAAGAG GTTGGATGTCATGGGAGCCCAAATCCTTGAGAA GTTCTATTATACCTAATTTTCGAGGGAAAGTGAATCATAGATATACTATTGAGAAAAAATGGCATGCCACACAAAGAACCTCTGCTTTAATTAATAAGGAAGGAAATGTAGAGAAGCAATCTTACAAGAAAGACAGGTTACAGCATGATTATTCATCCAAACATGAGGATGCTTATAATGGATCGTTGGGgaaattatatgcattttaCCGATTTATTCGGCCATATGCTGCCATTGGTGTA GCTCTGCTAGTTGCATCTATTTCTTGTCTTCCAGTAGAAACAATTGCTGATTTGTCTCCGACATTTTTCATAGGAGTATTAAAG GCTCTTATTCCAACATTATTGGCTCAAATTTTCGTAGTTGGAGTGAATCAGCTATATGATATAGAAATTGACAAG GCTAATAAAAAACAACTTCCGATCGCTACTGGAGCTATGTCAATTGGGACTGCTAAGGCCATTGTTTGGATAGTCACTTTGCTG AGCCTTTCTATTGGAGTCATGTCTCAGTCCCCAGCACTTCTTTGCGGCATCCTTGCATGCTTTACATATGGAATTGTATATTCGGTTGAT CTTCCATTCCTTAGGTGGAAAAGAGATCCTATACTCACAGCAGCACTCTTTGCGTTCTGGAGGGGTGTTGGTAGCACTATTGCTTACTTTATACATTCTCAG AAATATATACTGGGAAAGCCAATAACGGTTACCAAGTCATTGATATTTGCTTCAATTGTAATGTCTCTACATGGTATTGCTATGGCAATTTTCAAG GATATACCAGATGTGGATGGAGATAATGAATGTGGCATTATCACCTTTAGCACCAAACTTGGCAAAGAAAGAGTTAAGTGA
- the LOC122077495 gene encoding coumarin 8-geranyltransferase 1b, chloroplastic-like, with protein MKQVFSLGINIVLIACGIGMITGISSCSTLPFKLIIILGHSAMAIVLLLHSRTVDLTDKLSTQSFYMLTWKLVYAEYLLLPFVR; from the exons ATGAAACAGGTATTCTCTCTCGGCATTAATATCGTTTTGATTGCTTGTGGTATTGGAATGATAACGGGGATTTCTTCTTGTTCAACTTTACCTTTCAAACTCATTATA ATACTGGGTCACTCTGCCATGGCAATTGTTCTTTTGCTTCATTCTAGGACTGTTGATCTTACAGATAAATTATCTACACAATCATTTTACATGCTCACATGGAAG TTAGTTTATGCTGAGTACCTGCTTCTTCCATTTGTACGCTGA
- the LOC122062028 gene encoding cytochrome P450 CYP82D47-like codes for MDLLLQLQAIVVLIALILIYHRWFVKGNHLNKSKAIEAPEAPGAWPVIGHLFKLANPQPLFRSLADMVDKHGPIFTVRFGIHPTLVISSRELAKECFTTNDKAFASRPRTAAGKYLAFDYQMIGFAPYGAYWRETRKCVVLELLSNRRLESLKRIRYAEVETCMKDLHGLWAKNNGNQVKVEMSRLFRDLTMNLVLKMVVGKRYFSVVGVEYDEEAKRIQKSIDDFFRLAGVSVASDALPSFLSWMDLDGEQRAMKKAAKEMDVITERWLKEHRQKRLSGKGDGDEQDFMDVMLSILEEDAQFHGHDRDAVVKATVMALMLAATDPIAVTLSWTLSLLLNNKQVLRKAQDELDFHVGKDRKVEEKDIGNLTYLQAIIKETLRLFPDTPLLIPHEAIEDCTVSEFRIPKGTRLIVNLWKIHRDPSIWSNPLEFQPERFLTSHPNLDVWGKNFEFIPFGSGRRSCPGISFSLLTLQMMLARLVHEFELQTPSNEPVDMTERMGLSMSKKTPLDVLLSPRVLPSQLYG; via the exons ATGGATCTTCTCCTCCAACTCCAAGCCATTGTTGTTCTAATAGCTCTAATTCTAATCTACCATCGATGGTTTGTAAAGGGTAATCACCTTAACAAGAGTAAAGCCATAGAAGCCCCTGAAGCACCAGGAGCATGGCCTGTAATTGGCCATCTCTTTAAACTAGCAAACCCTCAGCCTCTCTTCCGATCACTTGCAGACATGGTTGACAAACATGGACCAATCTTCACCGTCCGATTTGGCATCCATCCAACACTTGTCATTAGCAGCAGGGAGTTAGCCAAAGAGTGTTTCACCACCAACGATAAAGCCTTTGCTAGCCGTCCAAGAACTGCCGCAGGCAAATACTTGGCCTTTGATTATCAAATGATAGGGTTTGCACCCTATGGAGCCTATTGGCGTGAGACACGCAAGTGTGTAGTCCTTGAGCTTCTCTCCAACCGGAGACTTGAATCTCTTAAGAGAATCAGATATGCAGAGGTTGAGACTTGTATGAAGGACTTACATGGGCTTTGGGCGAAGAACAATGGGAATCAAGTTAAGGTGGAAATGAGTAGATTGTTTCGAGATCTAACCATGAATTTAGTCCTTAAGATGGTTGTGGGGAAAAGATATTTCAGTGTTGTGGGTGTGGAGTATGATGAAGAGGCAAAGAGGATACAGAAATCTATAGATGATTTCTTTAGACTTGCAGGTGTTTCAGTTGCATCTGATGCTCTTCCAAGTTTTCTATCTTGGATGGATTTGGATGGGGAACAAAGGGCTATGAAGAAGGCTGCTAAGGAGATGGATGTGATTACAGAGAGATGGTTGAAAGAGCATCGGCAAAAGAGATTATCTGGGAAAGGTGATGGTGATGAGCAAGACTTCATGGATGTGATGCTGTCTATCCTTGAAGAAGATGCTCAGTTCCATGGACATGATCGTGATGCGGTAGTGAAGGCAACGGTTATG GCATTGATGTTAGCAGCTACAGATCCCATTGCGGTAACACTGTCATGGACACTTTCTTTACTACTGAACAACAAGCAAGTCTTGAGAAAAGCTCAAGATGAATTGGACTTTCATGTTGGAAAAGATAGAAAGGTGGAAGAGAAGGACATTGGCAATCTTACATATCTCCAAGCTATAATCAAGGAAACACTTCGCCTATTCCCTGATACACCACTATTAATTCCCCATGAAGCCATAGAAGATTGCACTGTAAGTGAATTCAGAATCCCAAAAGGAACACGTTTGATAGTGAACCTTTGGAAGATACATAGAGACCCAAGTATATGGTCAAACCCATTAGAATTTCAGCCAGAGAGGTTTCTCACAAGCCATCCCAATCTAGATGTATGGGGGAAGAACTTTGAGTTTATTCCTTTCGGGTCGGGTAGAAGATCATGCCCGGGTATATCATTCTCACTTCTTACCTTACAAATGATGCTTGCCCGTTTGGTTCATGAGTTTGAGCTGCAAACACCCTCTAATGAGCCTGTGGATATGACTGAGCGAATGGGCTTATCCATGTCCAAGAAAACACCTTTGGATGTCCTCCTTAGCCCTCGAGTACTCCCTTCACAACTTTATGGCTAG